The following are from one region of the Actinoplanes sp. L3-i22 genome:
- a CDS encoding BTAD domain-containing putative transcriptional regulator: protein MQILILGILEVLIGEQSIELGGQRQQIILATLALEASRVIRVTRLMEALYGDDLPSTSRVQVQICISALRRLFAGHGYPDAIITRTQGYSLQIPEGSLDLHRYEDALTQARQLREFRRLDESVARYRQALTLWRGPALDGIESRVVQSAADRLAERRLTTTEECIELELRLGRHRELIDELSALVGEHPLRARLREHLMLALYRSGRQAEALDTYRSARRLFIDELGLEPGEELRQLEHAILTGDAKLALPEPAVVLTPRPPEQVPPPAPPVIIASIPEEIREPVAAVIPAVPLAPPVSAAPAAGPNPSPVPCLLPTDIADFTGRSQQIEAIHGQFGLAEDASQYAVPVVVMAGKPGIGKTTLAVHAAHRLAARYPDGQLFADLHGRHAEQVGPMRVLERFLRALGVAGTQMPELIEERAELYRTLLADRRMLVVLDNAGGESQVRPLVPGTSQSAMLITSRSRLAGLPGAVHIDVDVFNPEQSTELLSRIAGAERIEAEPDSTAELAELCGHLPLALRIAGARLAARPHWSVEHLVERLANEARRLDELKHSGMGIRASISLTYDHLEDDAKRLFRLLTVLDFPHFSGWAAAALLDTDFHDAQDLLDDLADAQLIETSSDGRGVHAQYRFHDLIRVFARECLVAEDPVEERDQALQRVLGALLFLAEEARRGLYGDYLRVQTEAPLHELPARQVRQLVDPPLPWFERERLTIVAAVRQAAQAGLAGHSWSLAMTAVTLFESRIYLSDWRETHQIALEATRQAGDERGQAAILYSLGSLHIGEQRFPEALRLLAAADELFQRVGDQHGRAMVSRYVAYIDRLSGRYAEATENYQRALETFRAGDDLVAVAYVLQSIAQIKLEQGDLDAARTLLPEALDYARRANSRRVESQVLHRLGETHLQADEVKAAIDVLRQALTVVRELGDPVGQAYALQGLGTAYLRSGAFAESAEALREAMELACAAAERLIEARVSMVLGELAMALGNPPQAVVHLHRSLGLFRAISAPQLEARVLGLLSDAYTAADNPVGPDAAALTDHLTI, encoded by the coding sequence GTGCAGATTCTCATCCTGGGAATCCTCGAGGTGCTGATCGGCGAGCAGAGCATCGAGCTCGGCGGCCAGCGGCAGCAGATCATTCTCGCCACGCTGGCGCTCGAGGCGAGCCGGGTGATCCGGGTGACCCGGCTGATGGAGGCCCTGTACGGCGACGACCTGCCGTCCACCTCGCGGGTCCAGGTGCAGATCTGCATCTCGGCGCTGCGCCGGCTGTTCGCCGGCCACGGCTATCCGGACGCCATCATCACCCGTACCCAGGGGTACTCGCTGCAGATCCCGGAGGGCAGCCTCGACCTGCACCGGTACGAGGACGCCCTGACCCAGGCCCGGCAGCTGCGCGAGTTCCGCCGGCTGGACGAGTCGGTCGCGCGGTACCGCCAGGCGCTGACCCTGTGGCGCGGCCCGGCGCTGGACGGCATCGAGAGCCGGGTGGTGCAGAGCGCCGCCGACCGGCTGGCCGAGCGCCGGCTCACCACCACCGAGGAGTGCATCGAGCTGGAGCTGCGGCTCGGCCGGCACCGGGAGCTGATCGACGAGCTGAGCGCCCTGGTCGGCGAGCATCCGCTGCGGGCCCGGCTGCGCGAGCACCTGATGCTCGCCCTCTACCGCTCCGGCCGGCAGGCCGAGGCGCTGGACACCTACCGCAGCGCGCGCCGGCTGTTCATCGACGAGCTGGGCCTGGAACCGGGCGAGGAGCTGCGCCAGCTGGAGCACGCGATCCTGACCGGCGACGCCAAGCTGGCGCTGCCGGAACCGGCCGTGGTGCTCACCCCGCGCCCGCCGGAGCAGGTGCCCCCGCCGGCACCACCGGTGATCATCGCCTCGATCCCGGAGGAGATCCGCGAGCCGGTCGCCGCGGTGATCCCGGCCGTGCCGCTGGCCCCGCCGGTGTCCGCGGCGCCGGCGGCCGGGCCCAATCCGTCGCCGGTGCCCTGCCTGCTGCCCACCGACATCGCCGACTTCACCGGCCGCAGCCAGCAGATCGAGGCCATCCACGGGCAGTTCGGGCTGGCCGAGGACGCGTCGCAGTACGCGGTGCCGGTGGTGGTGATGGCCGGCAAGCCGGGGATCGGCAAGACCACCCTCGCGGTGCACGCCGCGCACCGGCTGGCCGCGCGCTACCCGGACGGCCAGCTCTTCGCCGACCTGCACGGCCGGCACGCCGAGCAGGTCGGCCCGATGCGGGTGCTGGAACGCTTCCTGCGCGCGCTCGGCGTGGCCGGCACCCAGATGCCGGAGCTGATCGAGGAGCGCGCCGAGCTGTACCGCACGCTGCTGGCCGACCGCCGGATGCTGGTGGTGCTCGACAACGCCGGCGGGGAGAGCCAGGTCCGGCCGCTGGTCCCGGGCACCTCGCAGTCGGCGATGCTGATCACCAGCCGCAGCCGGCTCGCCGGGCTGCCCGGCGCGGTGCACATCGACGTGGACGTGTTCAACCCCGAGCAGTCCACCGAGCTGCTGTCCCGGATCGCCGGCGCGGAGCGCATCGAGGCCGAGCCGGACTCCACCGCCGAGCTGGCCGAGCTCTGCGGGCACCTGCCGCTGGCGCTGCGGATCGCCGGCGCCCGGCTGGCCGCGCGCCCGCACTGGAGCGTCGAGCACCTGGTCGAGCGGCTGGCCAACGAGGCCCGCCGGCTGGACGAGCTCAAGCACAGCGGGATGGGGATCCGGGCCAGCATCTCGCTGACCTACGACCACCTGGAGGACGACGCGAAGCGGCTGTTCCGGCTGCTCACCGTCCTGGACTTCCCGCACTTCTCGGGCTGGGCGGCGGCCGCGCTGCTGGACACCGACTTCCACGACGCCCAGGACCTGCTCGACGACCTGGCCGACGCGCAGCTGATCGAGACCAGCAGCGACGGCCGCGGCGTGCACGCGCAGTACCGCTTCCACGACCTGATCCGGGTCTTCGCCCGCGAGTGCCTGGTCGCCGAGGACCCGGTGGAGGAGCGTGACCAGGCGCTGCAACGGGTGCTGGGCGCGCTGCTGTTCCTGGCCGAGGAGGCGCGCCGCGGCCTGTACGGCGACTACCTGCGGGTGCAGACCGAGGCCCCGCTGCACGAGCTGCCGGCCCGCCAGGTGCGCCAGCTGGTCGACCCGCCGCTGCCCTGGTTCGAGCGCGAGCGGCTGACCATCGTCGCCGCGGTCCGTCAGGCCGCGCAGGCCGGGCTGGCCGGGCACAGCTGGAGCCTGGCGATGACCGCGGTCACGCTCTTCGAGTCGCGGATCTACCTGAGCGACTGGCGCGAGACGCATCAGATCGCCCTGGAGGCCACCCGGCAGGCCGGCGACGAGCGCGGACAGGCCGCGATCCTGTATTCATTGGGCTCGCTGCACATCGGCGAGCAGCGGTTCCCGGAGGCGCTGCGCCTGCTGGCCGCCGCCGACGAGCTGTTCCAGCGGGTCGGCGATCAGCACGGCCGCGCGATGGTCAGCCGGTACGTGGCCTACATCGACCGGCTCAGCGGCCGGTACGCCGAGGCGACCGAGAACTATCAGCGCGCGCTGGAGACGTTCCGGGCCGGCGACGACCTGGTCGCGGTGGCCTACGTGCTGCAGAGCATCGCGCAGATCAAGCTGGAGCAGGGCGACCTGGACGCGGCCCGCACGCTGCTGCCGGAGGCGCTGGACTACGCGCGGCGGGCGAACAGCCGGCGCGTGGAGTCGCAGGTGCTGCACCGGCTCGGCGAGACGCACCTGCAGGCGGACGAGGTGAAGGCCGCGATCGACGTGCTGCGCCAGGCCCTCACGGTGGTGCGCGAGCTGGGCGATCCGGTCGGGCAGGCGTACGCGTTGCAGGGGCTGGGCACGGCGTACCTGCGCTCCGGAGCCTTCGCGGAGTCCGCCGAGGCGCTACGGGAGGCGATGGAGCTCGCCTGTGCGGCGGCGGAACGGTTGATCGAGGCCCGGGTCTCGATGGTCCTCGGCGAGCTGGCCATGGCCCTCGGCAATCCGCCGCAGGCGGTGGTCCATCTGCATCGCTCGCTGGGACTGTTCCGGGCGATCTCCGCGCCGCAGTTGGAGGCGCGGGTGCTGGGGTTGCTCAGTGATGCCTACACGGCCGCGGACAATCCGGTGGGCCCGGACGCGGCGGCGTTAACCGATCATCTGACTATCTGA